A segment of the Anguilla anguilla isolate fAngAng1 chromosome 6, fAngAng1.pri, whole genome shotgun sequence genome:
TGTCTCAAACCTTTCCTCCACTACTTCCCACAAAATTATTTGCAGGTTCAGACTTATTGATGTTGTGTAGCCTACGTGTCCGATTCCTCAAACCAAGCTTAGAACTAAATTTATAATTAAAGTTGGATATTTTTCGACGACAACGTATAGCCTGTGCATTCAAGTTACTagggcacagctgaaattgtAAATATTCTCGATATTTCTTTGTGGCTCATAATTATTTTGAGTATTCACTTTTTGTTCTCTTCTTCCACTCATCTGAAAGACGTGAATGTCGCAATCAGGAAAATCGCCACTCTGCTGAAACCAGACAAAGACATCACTCATAATGGCAATCACATTATCATTAAAACGCTCAGCACATTCAAGAATTACAACATGGACTTCGAGGTGGGGAAGGAATTTGAAGAGGATCTAAGTGGTGTGGATGATCGAAAATGCATGGTAAGTATTATTGGTAATGAGCAGTGATTAGAGGTTTTGTCGCTCGGCTGATTAGAGCTAGTCAACTATATAATCTACACGAAAGGATACAAGCATATTAATAAAGTTCACATCTGTGCTCGAGTTAGCATTAACAAGTCAATCTTGTTGGTGAGCTGAGCGACTCTCCCGGTTTTCTGGAAAGGAATTAAAAATTCAGAAGGCTTGCACCGAGGAGCTGTCTGAGGTGATGTAATCTGGCATCAATTGACAAAAAGTTCGGTGGAGTCTTCAGGAAGTCTTCTGAAGTTTTTCCAACGGCTCAAAAAGTGATGTTTATCCCaacatttaggtttttttttaaaaataaatcttataaGGCGCATATAGGCTACAACTACTGTTATATAATGTACACATAGTGCACGCTGCAAAATGATGTATCGTATTATTTGATAAATGAAAGTGTTGGGGCTACGGCGGTTAATTGCGCCATGCTTGGTTTTGGATGAATCTAAGCAACAATTGAACTGATAACACACTTGGCAAAGgaggtacagtgagctccaaatTTATCGGTGAACTTTctaaagatgaacaaaaaacCTTTATAAAATAATAGGCAAGGAGTTGTGTGCTCAACAATATGGAAAATTCTATACTTTTTACTAATGAATTGAAGAAAAACGTTTTTAACGCGTAATCATTTAGTAAGTTTAACAATAGATTGGTGGCCAAAGTATTGCCACCcctattttcagtattttgtgcACCCTTCTCAAGGTTAAGACTAGCCTACTAAATATGTTATATTGGCCATTTTTccatacaaaatatttaaatttaaaacccTTCAGAACCTTCAGACTGTGTTTGTGGCCTGCAGTCTTCAAACCATAAATTATCGAATGGGTTAGAATCCGGATACAGGCGATTTTGAGGTATTGTCTTTCGGAACAATTCATTTGCGGCTAAGTGTAAGCTTCCTTCAGCTTACAGTTTCATCGGGTGCATTGCCACTGCAAAAGCCAATGTTACAGGCAGCTTAAAACTAATCTTCCTCATAGTGAAGAACATTCATACTTCAAGGTATTACGTGCATCGAAGAATATTTCAGAAGTTTTTACCTGTACGGATGTAGGCCTACTTTCCTTTGGACTtgaggtgaaaaatattaccacCAACAAAAGAATTCTACGTTTTTTTGTCAATAGATATGTTCCACAAGGCTCATTCAGAAAAAAGGGAAGATGGATGCTAATGTCTTAACGTAGTGCTGTGGCAGTGGTGTGTATTGTAATGAGGTGTATAGACTTCATTCATATTACGCCTATGCTTTATGTGTAATGGCGCGTTCATTGTGTGGGTAATTGTGCATTAGTTCTGCGAGTGTAATGGTGTGCCTATAACGTAATGATCTATCCGCGCTGTGCGTAATGGTGCGATGGCATTGTGATAGTAATGTTGCTCTCGAGCCGTAATGGCCAGTCTGTGCCCTGATTGTAATGGCTCTGCTGCACTGCCTGTCCTGTAGACTACGATTACCTGGGAAGGGGACAAGCTGGTTTGCGTGCAGAAGGGAGAGAAGGCAGGCAGGGGCTGGACACACTGGGTAGAGGGGAACAAGCTACATTTGGTAAGTCTGCGTGCACCCCACCCTCTTTTCTTTAGatgcttgcttgtgtgttaTCCTGATGTTAGCGGAGCTCTTTGGGCAGGTTGTCTGGGCTTGTTGTCTTGCCATCCCTCCCACTGTCACAGATCTAGTGTTGTGCAAATGTCTTCATTATTCCCCTTATCATATGCAGTCATATGTGGCTgagtttaaaaattaaaaataaagtttttccTGTAATTAGGAAATGTAATGTCTGCTGATGACACTGTCAGAGATGATGGACGTGTATTTTAGTCTTTTTTGAAAGTAATATTTAGGTTATTTTACATACTTAAAAGTGTAAGTTGCGTGATGTTGCCCCATGTTTACATTTGATACCCCTTAGTCCTGGTCCTGAGGCTGATGAGGCCTCTTGGCAGAGGCACAGTCAGGAATTGGAcctgagaaacagaaacaaaaaaccaaaacacagaaagaaaaaaactttaatgCCCTTATCAGCTAATTAAAGCTACAGAAAGTATATTCTGTGTATTCGTTTTGACATTTTAAGTATGCTGTAATGGGCTACATGAGAGATGACCGGGTtagtgcaatatttattttgaaaatgtgcccTGTAAATGTAATTGCAGTCGTAGATGTGACATAGTGGACTGTGGCGCCCCCTTGAAGTCAAACATTGCAGTGCACTCACTCTGAATATTTGGACTGCTTCACTTTATTATCAAGCATCTTTGTACCCTGTTTCCCTGCCGCACATCATGGATCCTTGCTGAGattgttttctgtctttttgttccCCACAGGAACTGAGAGCATGCGGAGCGGTTTGCAAACAGGTCTTCGAGAAACAGAGCTAAATTTGCCCCAGTGACTGAGAGTAGCACAGAAGCACAGGGCCACAGATAAGAGCCAAACCTGTGGCAGaaccaccctccctctctgttcatcCGGCCATTTCTTCAATGAATCCACCTAACCCCTCCCCACTCTCCACCTCCCACCACATCCCAATGACCACCATCTATATCCACTATTGTATCATGCCTATAGTGTTCACCGagcacccccttccccccaccccaccccaccccacaccctgtGCCTACCACGACCATTGTCTCTATTAGAGACCAGCCATACTGTAAGTGGATGGCAAAGCGTTCTGATTTGTCTTTTTCTCCTGTCAGATATAAAGATGTCAACTGCTCACACTCCTACTCTGactcagagagagggaacacTTTGATTAATTTGCGCCTGGGTGTGGATGAATTAACAATGTGTAGACGTAGGATTTTGCCATTAGCGCCTCTGTCTCTGATAGAGCGATGGCAGCGCCAGACGGATGTCTGGGTCAAGCTGTTGCAGGTGTGAATGCGGGATTTGTGTCTGAGAGCACAAGGAAAGGAGCCTGACACGATGCTGTGTATTTTTCCCGCGAGGTGTGGCAGTGACAAACGGCGGAAAACGGGAGAGGCGGGTGAGCCTCGCTGGGCGGTTGTAACTCTCTGGGTAGAGTCCGGCAGATACTAACGTCTCCTGGGCAAAATGTCCATCATTTATGCTTTGTCTCCGCCCCCaattggggaaaaaatctgAAGTAAATAAAGAGGAAATCGACACCCTTGTTTAGATCACTGTTTGTTTTATCGCTTCATTACACACAATTCTTATCTGTGCCTAAATCACAAGTTTATGCTTCATCTCTTTTAAACCCTTTGTAATTAAACATGTGAACTGATCTTTATGTGTATATAGATTATCTTTGTTCTTACGTTCAGATGTTCTGCCCCAGTCTATTCTCTCTCAACTCCCATATGATATTTTTAGCCCACCATACAGTATGTTAAAGGCTTGCACAGCACCAAAAAGAGCATGTAGCCGTTTTCCCTTCCTTATCATCACCTTGTTCTTTATCTTTTCACAAGTACAACACCCTCATTCAGCACACGTGATCCCCCCCTCCGATCTTCAGTCATCAAAATATACCCCTGAGCCCTTTCCTTTCATAAAGCAGTCAATCTCATAGTTCACACGGACGTGGAGTTTTTGCAGACAGAGGTATGCAGCTCTAGAATGTTTCTTCACAATAAAGCTCAGAATCCATGCTGAATCATCATCCACCAATTTTCACTTTATGAACTTTTAATCTGTTTACAGTAGGGAGAATGCAGAGCCGATCTgggcaaataaaaaagaaacaagagaCTCAAGAATAACTTAGTGAAGGGGGTGCTCTCCCATCTATTGCATTATGTCTGTGAAATAATATTGTTCCTGATAACATTACATGATAGCGGCAGCACAGAGTTTGAACACTGTAATCATGTTGATTACAGTGTTCTCTCCTTAAAGCTGCAGAGTGTTTGCCGCAGTCAAAAGgaaatatcatttcatttacaaataatcCTCTTGCGGTGCAATCCTTATTTTATGGAAAATTTAGAAGGAAATTATATAAAATCCcagaagcacagaaaatatGCTGACGGATACATCCCAACTATGGCAAATGTGATAATCTAATAAGTCTGTTTTATTGGTTTGTGCGCCGATGGTTTCGTTTTAATTCAACAGACTGTATGAGTGTCCTTTGTACACACAATGTTTTGAGGATAACATCCTATTAGTTCTCTAGCAAGCATAATTATCTGACGTAGGCTGAATGGGCAGGAGTTTGTGAGCAGATTTTCCCTTCTCCAGATCACAAAGTGGACATTACACTTTTCACCTCCACTGCAGCTCAGACCACAGGAGACGGAAACACCGGGGGCCATAAAACCCAGCTGGCACTCCGATCAATAATGCAACAATGGAGGATGAGAGAACCAAGCGACTGGGGGCCCCTCTGTCAAACTGCTTTATCAGCATGCCACTGAGCTTGCTTAGCCTGGGACGGTCTGGCAACGCTTTGGCTGAGTGAAAGTTATCATGCAGCACCCCTGCCCCTGTGGGAGGGGGTCTGTTGGTAGGGCACTAGAATTCTGGTCAGGTCAGACATTATATGGTGAAATCTAGGGTGGTGTGGAATGTGGGAGGAATggtcaaaatgacatttaagcAGAGCACGAAGGAAAGTTTGgagagaatctgcttaacagtctACAGGTACTATAGTCATCTCCTTTGAGCATTTGTGGTAAGTTTCTTTCTCTTAGACTGTGTTaggttttttgtcatttctcttGTGACATAATGTCCTATATCTGCCATGTCTTGTAAATAAAAGGATTACCTATTAACATATTTAAACTGCCTATTTCTAGAAATTGGCAACTGTCATACTGTGTCATATCATAATGTTCTTTCTCTTGCAGCTCATCCAAAATACATGGCTCACTTGTATACAGATCGGGTGTACATCCATGCAAGAACCAATCACTGCTTTGCCTCATAAATACAGTTTTGGTGTAACCCCCTTTAACCGGGTACCCACTGGGAATATTAATAGCTTTGCTGGCAGGTTGTGCAGCTGTTCTGGGAATAGCTGTTGGAGTCAGTGTCCAGATGGATCCTAGAGtgatttcatacatttatagAGGGGTTACGCTCTGGAAAGTTTAATCAAATGTGGTAAGCTTTAGGTTGCTCCCTGGGATAACTGTTAGTTTTGATAGCTGaatctgcatattttttcagttgtttcttCTTCATGACGCAAGTATGTGAATTGCCAGATGAGCAGTATGTTTACCTCAAAGGATAGAAGGAGCACTTATAcgaatgcctggcagcagtagataGTCTCACTTTCTGGGCTACATGGTCTTGGTGCCCATTATTTCATGTGAACACACCTACAGTCAATGCACATATaagcaaacacataaacacatgtaaACATTCTGGTCACGGGAttggaaaatgaatggagtCGGATAAACTTGTTTTCTTCCCTGAAAGAAAACTCTAACTCGTACCGGTTGACAATGATTAATAGTGAAAATGCACTCATTTTTTACTTATGTTGAATAATTTTACATCAAATTGCATACATTGTAAAATTCTAAAAGTTATCATCAATGCCTGGACATCTTTGCATATCTGTGTCTGGGTATTGAGGTCAGCCAGCATCCTGTTTCTCCTCCACCTTCTTCTTTGTCTGATAGTGACCTTGTGAGGTCTTATCTCTGTCTGTACAGCCGGGTCAATGCAGTCTCCTACTGATCACAAGGGGTGTGTTGATcaaataagcacacacaaacgcaaaatCCTTATGATGAAACACAGATTCAGCATCAAATAGCTAAAACAACCAGTTTTTCTTATGAGTGTCCTTCTTAATCTACACTACTGCAGACACATCAGTTATTTATCAGTACCTCAATTTAGCAACAGGGGAAAGTATCAAATACAGAACACCAACCAAGTTGTCTGTTGTCACTGGTCAGCCTTTTTACCGTGGGATTTTAAGCTGCGTCTGCAGCCTTTGCTGTTTTAACCTTTATTTCCTTGGTGGACAATGCTCGAAAGATTATTCTCTCTTCtctaataaatgtgtatgtgtatgcagacctttgtgtgtgtgccatttaGTAGTATTATTCAAGTTTGGGAGGTGTGGTAGACTTTAAAAGTATATTTCAAGTTAAAACATGTTGAAATTTCATCAAACTGGCAGCCAATTTCCGCAAAAAGCGGAATTATGTAAAACTTTGCCTTTTCAGTTTGAACATTGACATTGCAGTTTGTAAATTTCAATGTGACCTTTGCACAGAATAAATAGTGGGACCTCTAAAAGGAGATAAAATAATGcactctgtctgtttgtttaaaGTATGTTTATATTAGAATTTCAGCAAATACCACCTTCCACATATTTGGAGATATTACATATACAAAGACATTGACTTTTCCCCTGGATGTGATAGGGGGTATTTGTGTGAGCAGACAGTATTTCTAATTTCTGGAAATTAGCCCAGTCTCCATGCTGACTCTTACCAAAGCAGTTACAAAGGCTAAAAGCCAAGCTACACTAAACagatcaaccccccccccccccccccccccccacacacacacacacacacaccccacaacCCACAATCTTATCGGCCGTACTCTGCCCCCATTCCCTACAAGTCTGACCAGTATAAAAAGACAAGGACACATCCCCTCTGGTCTCTTTGGCAGAGAGTGCCTTCCTAAAATCCACTCTCACTACTCCACCATGCCTGCAGACTACAACGGAACCTGGGAGATGGAGAGCAATGGGGACTTTGAGGATTACCTGAAAGCACTGAGTGAGCAAGTCAACTACTTCTAATGCATGTAAATTACTATAGTCAACAGGTAAATGATGAAGTAtactgaagaagaagaagtgaATGAGATAGAGGCCTGGTTCAACCTATTTGCAGCATGCTTTACAAATACTTTCAAAGAGAAGCGAGGCTAAacagtgaaacaaaaacctTGATTCTAATTATTGACAATGCGCTCTGTCCATATTACTGAGCTGCAGATTTAGGTCcaattttgtttccatttttatgtttttgttgtctttCTGGAGACTGCAGAACTCAGCCTTGTGTGAATGAAAAAGTAAAGCTTGCTTGAATTTTCTTCAAGTAAGTATTGAGAACCTGTCAGCCTTGTGTATTTGACTGGCTTCTGTTCATTAACGTGGGAAAAGATATTGATTTTCTCCCCTCGATATTTCCCTGCCTCTGAGATAAATTAGATCTGTTTCACATGTCACGCTCAGGTTCAGCCAAACTAATTTGCAGCTCTGCTCAGCATTGATTATAACCCCATCTTTCATTACTCAGCAGTTTATGTGAGATTTATTCTGTCCTATTTCCCagtgacatttaaaattgtCATGTCAGCCCATTAGTTTTCATTAAGTCATGGTAAATTACACAAATGTGGCAACGGAACACATATCTTTATGTTGATATACATGTAAATGCTGGGTTTAAATCGAATTTCTACATCTTGGAAATAGAAAATGAGTTATCTGTcaaatatgcagtaaaaaaaaatcatcctttTAGATATCAATGGCCATTAAGATGTGATGACAATGCAGTAACGAATAGTGGTCATAGAAAGAGATCCCAGTGCAGAAACAAGTCAGAATGTCTGTTCTatgcttttaaacaaaatggaggccatATTTCTCACTTACTTAGTGCTTGTTGTTTCTTCCCTCAGATATTGATTTTGCCACCCGTAAAATCGCCGTCCACCTGTCTCCGACCAAGGTTATTATTCAGAACCAGGATGTGTTTGAGATCAAGACGCTGAGCACCTTCCGGAATTACGAGGTGAAATTTACTGTGGGGAAGGAGTTCGAGGAGCATACCAAAGGACTGGATAACAGGGTGATCAAGGTACTGCCCGATACTATCAGTGAAGTACAGTTGGAACCTGCCCACCGAAGGGCTTATTCCTTCTTTACATACCCTTGTCTCCATAGAGCCTTATTTCATATCCTTTCTTTTTACTCTAAAACGACTACCATAATTCATAGTTAGGCTAATACAGTTTAAACAGAACAAATGGGCTGACtgtcagaaataaatgttgagtggaagtacatttttgttctttagggaacaaatttcccaaatttATCCTGAAAGTTCAATAATGTTTGGGTACTAATAAATACCTTTTATaagcaaaaaaggtacaaatgaatcATGTATTGCTGGCCAGAGATACAATTTTGATGTACCTTTtgggtaccaccccagtgacaagcattAATACCTTTATAGCCACTTTTTCAtaccatttttttctgagagtgcacAGAGACCAAGACATCACTGTATCCAAAcaatgtgtgaaattaaaacTCACTATAAAGAAAACAGACACCAAAACCAGCGGCAAGCTAACCCAGTGTTATCAAAACAGCAACCAAGATGAGGCCTCTACTGTGCCACACAGACTAACACAGGACCCATTGTGTCTCCATCTGGTCATTAGACTCTGGTGACCTGGGAAGGGGATAAATTGGTGTGCACCCAAAAAGGAGAAAAGGCCAACAGAGGGTGGAAACACTGGATAGAGGGTGATAAACTACATCTGGTGAGGtgctttatttcttttcaatctatttatctttattttatagGATACCAAGTTTAAATAGCCAATCACCATTTGAGTAGGATTTCATTTTGGTGTCCTTCTGGTATCCTTTGTAGTCCTTGATAATGTAAAATTGGATATTGGAGTGAAAAGAGTGTTTTTGAAAGTCTACAGTTTTCACAATGTGATGCCATCTTTTGGAGAAAAATGGAAGTGCAGTCTCTTTTCCCATTAGTGAAAGAATACCATGAAAGCTCATGTTCGATGTTTGCCTCCACTGACACTAGGTGAAGCAGAGGTTGTGTGATCCTCgtcgtgtgtttgtttgtttgcgtgcTAGACAAGTttgttgtctgtttgtttgtccgCAAGCAGAAAAGGTCACAGCTAAAATGGAGTGAGTGTTGCGTATGGTGCTCAGAAGCCACATTTATGTTTCAGGGCTGCATCAGTCCTGTATTGTGGAGGAAGACTGCATTACACCAAGCACACCTCCACAAGAACAGCTCTCTTGGCAGCCATATGGCAAAAAATTCATTCTTCTTCTATTGTTTCTAGGAACTGACCTGCGAGGATAAGGTGTGCCACCAGATCTacaggaaaaagaaatgaaggaTGACACTGTGTAtttgttcctgtttctgcttgttttcttatttctttgtttcaaaAACCAGAATTTTACATCAACAGTAATGTAATCACACAATGTTAATAAACAGATGAAcagttttatgtgtgtgagttcatatttttaattttagcaAGTGGACTTGTCTAGAGCAATTCACATAGATTGCATTTTGTAAACATAAAATCccttcatacagctggatattttactgaagcaggatagcaccttgctcaagggcacaattcCCAGCTCAGAACAGAACTCACAACCTTTGAATTATAAGCAACTGCCAGTCAGTGtcatgtgcatttgcatgtgaatctgtaaaacagaaatggaaaatagaATGACATTCAACTATAAAATGCAGTATGTGCATTCTATACAACTGAAAGAACACAGTTAGCTAAAGCTAACagattatcaaatgtttaccaCAGCTAAACTGACCTTCGGTTTGTAGGCAGTCTAAAATCTTTATAGCattctattttaatttcagtttgcttGTATTAGTATGGCAAGTGTATCATATGGCTACATGttcaaaatacaataaaatatcatTCTATAATATTGCTCACATTATTACAAACGCAATGAGAGGTCATTTCACTAGTCACATCTAGTCCCAACATTACGGTGCGTTCTTCACGTGAGACGTCACCAGTCCCCAGCTCTCGCGTGAGGGCATAGCAGGAAGCTCCACGTCAGTAGATCCACCGAAACAAGCTACTCTGGTTACCTGAGGGGGTGCAGAGAGGACCGGGTTCGTAGAGTTTGAGACCTCCAGGCACAGTGAAAACATGGTAAGGCAGTCCACGTACTCATATTTAAGAGTATTTACGCTTTTGTGCTTTTAAGAACGTGTCACAGTAGCCGTTTTCACAGTTAT
Coding sequences within it:
- the LOC118229654 gene encoding retinol-binding protein 2-like; translated protein: MPADYNGTWEMESNGDFEDYLKALNIDFATRKIAVHLSPTKVIIQNQDVFEIKTLSTFRNYEVKFTVGKEFEEHTKGLDNRVIKTLVTWEGDKLVCTQKGEKANRGWKHWIEGDKLHLVRN
- the LOC118229653 gene encoding retinol-binding protein 1-like, which gives rise to MPVDLNGYWKMISNENFEEYLKALDVNVAIRKIATLLKPDKDITHNGNHIIIKTLSTFKNYNMDFEVGKEFEEDLSGVDDRKCMTTITWEGDKLVCVQKGEKAGRGWTHWVEGNKLHLELRACGAVCKQVFEKQS